The Tenebrio molitor chromosome 5, icTenMoli1.1, whole genome shotgun sequence genome segment AAGCCATTTGTTCACGTATTTCTACTTTTTCCATTGACGCAGGAGTATTCAGTACCCATACTTTTAAATATCTCCAACTACTTTGATTACACCCTGTGCAGTGTGAACATAaggtttggaacaaaattcataatagcgttatgtcacgtttttaatttaagaatatCGCTCGCACAGGTCGCTTTTGTCTCTTCTTTTTGAtagatgaatgaaaaaaaattggtaccttacataacaattttttgagaaaacaaattttacttttttcattcattgttTCAGTGGTAGGAAGGACCATCAGAAAAAGTGGAGGCTGgaggttgtcatttaaaaaaaattggtgttGGCGTCATGGCGCAAAACACCGTAACGTTATTCAAACAAATTCCACATCACAAGtggcatttttcgaaataaaatcgtggcgattttcttaaaaacatcacaacgctgttatcaattttgttccaaactttgtGTTCACattgtacatattttactACCTACATATTTGTATAGTACGTTTCAAGTTGTTAAATATATTTCAAGATTGTTTTAATCaacttttattcaaaattaaaaaatattaaagtgcatacttacttaaattttacacaaaaaaatactgttaTTTCTTATGTAATTTATTCAGAGACCTTTGGTCACAATAAACTGAGTATAGATTCAGATTCATCAAGGGTCAATAAAGAAAGGACTTCACttggattataaaaaaaaattgtcttagGCATGGAgcttttacaaaattacatatttatcatatcatacattttatttattttcaacaaaaattactttataaGAAAagtaatcaatttaaattttcttatgaGTATAAACATCTATCACTTGAAActgatatttaaattaatttgaaagccAATGGCgaaattgtttgaataaaaaaaatagcattaaaaatttaaagacaAATCTCAATtcagttataaataaaatagtatatataacAAAtagcaataatttaaaaaagaaaaactaaaatttcTCTTCATCCAAGCCATGTTTAAAGAACATCATCACTGGTACAGAGTCCCCATTAATTTCTCTATACTCCATGAGGCCAACCATTCCTTCAATTTCCATTGATTCACcagtaaaaaattgtaattccTTAAACCTCCCCAAAATATCCTTCATTACTTTGTtcatatttgttttaaaaacatcTACTTGGTCAGGAGATTTCTCTTCTAATTTTGCTaccaatctaaaaaaaaaaaaaaatgatcagCACTTTTAAATACCcaaagtaaaagtaaaattattattttcaaagttTTGTCAGAAGAATATCAATATTTGACAAGTTGCAACTTGCACTAGTTCAGAACTTCATCTTCTGTAATACTTTTGCATGAATTGCTCTGAATGTCACATAAAACAGCAACAATCAGTATTAGTACATGCAGCATTGACAATTAAGAAATAATACTCACTTTTTCATGTAGTCTTTAAGGTACGCGGTGTATGACTTCTTATCACCAAATGCAAAGGTTTCACATAATCTATGATTCATGACAATATCAACACCTGATTGGACATTTTCGTCTGTGCCTTCATCTGCATCGTCTGCAGACGGGTTCGCTCCATCCAGTTGAATATCTCCTTCCTTTCGTTGGATCAATTTACCATAAACTTCATAAAGAACTTCATCAACTAGTTTCATTTTGTACGTATCGGAAAACATTTCATCGCCtacaaaatgtaaacaaatcaattaccacaataataaaaaataatacacatTTAGAAATATGTTAAGATAATGGAAAATTTCGGGAAATTTCTGGAACACTTTAATTGTCGCCAAGTTGACAGATGGATTTTGAAAGGTTAAATTTTAGCACAAACTGTCaagaaacatcaaaaataataTCGGGAAAGTCAAAAATGTGCATACATACCTGTAAAAATATCTTTGTAGATCCTCATTTTGAAGAGATTGGTGTGGTTTCTTGTGATAAAACTAAAAACGACCTGTCCGCTGTAACAGCGCCGCAAAAAAGATCGAAACTTTGTTCAACTTTATTTGACAGCCAACGATACAAATCGCCCGTAAGTTCGTTGACACGCGCAGTACTCGCCACGAAGACAACTTGCTGGTAATACCGCCGGTAGATCGGAATTCAAGAATGTAAAATGAAAGTAGACAATTGAAGTCTAAAATCAAATGATGTTCAAACATTCCCCTCTCTTTATTTATACAGGTTTTAAAATGTCGTAGAAGGGGTATTTCACCCCACACTACACTACTTAACTACACTTTACTAAGAATACTCTAAATAATTAAAGTATTAAAGTAAAGCAAtagtatttataaaaacacttaTAATATTCATCGCAGGAGAATTTGCCTAAAACTAAGTGCAATCTAAACACCCAGTTACATTACATACTTATTTCAGTAAacctttgtgtttttttaatgaaataataaaacaacattatcacacaatttattattataagtatatttaaaaaattaaaataagaaacaaaaactgattaaatgtaaaaacaatagctcaaaatatatttttatatttttatttgtttgcgTTCTATTTATTTGATCGGGGTACAATTTCGTGCTCTTACATTcagtaaattaattattatcccTATAATTTAAGCGATAATTTTGGTAGCGACGCGTTGTTTGAGTCAGTAGATATAtgtaataatataaaaacgtTCTTCCAACTTTCAAGAAGGATCTACTGCAAATATTTTCAAGAATAAATACAGGTAAAATGCTGAAACGTATTTAGGTGGAGTTGcttcaaaaatgtcattttgccTTTTATTTGCAATACTTTACAGTAAGTTTAAGTTACAACGGCTTAATCACGGTTTGTCATAAAAAGACATTAAACCGACAAATATGGACCTAAGCCGATGACAAGGGTCTAGCGCTAGCCGAAGACGATTTTATGATTATTCCTTGAATATTTGGTGACTGGATCAGTTTTAAACTGTAGGGTGAATAGGTtctgttttataaattttttgcacgTCGCCGTCGGTCGTTTTGACGTATTACCGATTTAATTAAACGTACCTAAGTTATGTTTACCGCCTTCTAGACGGTAAGCTTCACTTACCGaaaattacgaaaaaaatgtcttctttgtaaaaaataaactaatcaaatacattttgaaaaaatcatttgttttatttattaatggtTCCTTCCGATCGTTCAAAAAACATCGTGCATAACGGGCGCAGTGCTACCGGTCTCCAGTAATAAatggataataaaataatttaactatTACCCTCGATTGGTAAAATGCACTTACCGCCCTTGATAACTATCTTGAGGTCTTAATGACCTTGATCGCACTCTCTAGTCTCTAGAGGGCAGTTCGTTCTCGCTAAACTTAAACTGCGGGACCGTTGTAATCGTGCTGTCAAATGAAAGAttctgtcaaaagtgtcaaaaagtgtcaGTTGTTGATGCCGAATACAGTTTGGTCTTTATAGTGATACCACGTgtaaaaataacatttgtATATTGCTttaagaatatttttctataaaaacATTATGGCGAGTGAATTAGAGATTAAGATAATCCGACAAATTGAATATTACTTCGGAGATATAAATTTACCACGTGATAAATTTATGCAAGAAAAACTGAAGGAAGACGAAGGTTGGATTACTTTGGAGGTATTATTAACGTTCAAGAGACTTGCCAGTTTATCTGATGATCCAGAAGTGATAGCTTCTGCAGTGGAAAAAGCTGAAAATGGTTTGGTAGAAGTTAGTGAAGATCGAAAGAAAATCCGAAGGAATCCAGATTTACCTTTGCCAGAGCTTAATGATGCGCGCAAAAAAGAACTAATGGCTCGAACAGGTATGTCGTATACGGAAAATTATACatataaaatgaataaaatcaaTAAGTAAGTTTTGGTATAGGCAACCAAGAATACCATATACTCAAACTCATACCATTAAATACAAAGTAAAGACGGGAATTCCTAAAATTTATATCACTGATTTTTGACAAAATCCTCTATCTAAtagtgaaacattttttttttttaaatcggtcgattaaaacaaaaaaagaatataaataaatttagataacaTTGACGACAATCCGGTAAATCGGGTCATTTGAATACTGTTTTGACTAGAAGTTAGGAAGTAGGTGGAGCTCATTttgagaatttaatttaatgagACTTACACTAAAATGACAAgtgcaaataataaatttttcataaaacgtTAATACCCAAAATAAGGGGCACCATATTATATGTACAGGGtttttcacgagtgataatgagcctgacgaaattgaaaatgcaacccacaacacatttgcaaagttaacgtggatatttgttttttgatttaaaaaacaaaacataacTGCACAGTTTCGTAAaaacgtcattcgcttggttaaataaaattgtgcaaaaacgaagagtttttggggaaatatttattctctGCATAAACACGCAAGGGCAggagcatttttattacatccGCCATAAATCAGGgtcatgtctgttttcttaTCGTTAGAATCCATTTTAATCGTCGTCTTTTATCTTTCGTAAAAGTCAGTTATGACaagtaaaattattggaagcaaatccatcataattttattttaaaataataccacaTTTAGAAcagccacgttaactttggaaatgtattctgggtagcattttcaattccgccgggttCATTATCAATATgtaaactatttattttattttagcttaTGCTAAGGGATTCCCCCTGGATGAATCATTGAATGACATCATTAGTTTCTTGGAAGCTCATGGTCCAATAGATTCATGTATTCGTCGTAGTACTAAAGATCATAATTTTAAAGGATCTTGTTTCATTATCTTCAAAGACAAAGAGACTTGTCAAAAGTTCATAGATCAAGATAGCATTAAATACAAAGATACCGAATTAATTCGTAAGTGGCAAACTGATTATTTTgctgaaaagaaaaaagagtATGAGGATAGGATTAaatcgaaaaaagaaaaaaaacaagcTAAATTGGAGGAAAAGTGTAAGCAACTTGAGTACCCTAAAGGAGCTGCTATTCATTTCTCTGGTATTCCGGAGGGTAAATCACTAACACGTGaagaaataaaggaaaaaattaaagaaatagaCGAAAATGCTACTGTTTCTTATGTTGACTTTAGCAAAGGAGACACGGAGGGACATCTGAGATTCTCAGCTGAAAATATGGCtgtggaatttttaaaaaagattaCCGATGGGGAAATGGAAATCAGTGaagttaaaatcaaaattagagTCTTGGAAGGCACTGAGGAGGAAGAATATCTAAAGAAAACTGCTGAAGCCGTTACCAAAATGAGAGAAAAGGCTAAGCTTGGTAAAAACAATAGGAAAAGGAAGggacatttttcaaatggtacAGAAGCTAAAGCAAAGAAAACAGAGTAATCCTGTTGCTAGTAGCTTTGTTAACgaattgactttttttttatgtgagtTAATTAGGACATAAGAGCaacgtttatttaaaatataaattgttcttatattttgtgtattttcactttctgaactaaaaaatatatgtatattcGTTAATATTTACTTCTTTGTGTTATTTACTATGGGATTCCTTTATTAGATAGCATATGTGGCAACAACGTTCCAAGGAGAAAGTTATAATTCGTCGCTTCCAAATTAACGTTGAAAATGTCGAGGCGACTGAAAGTAAAGCAAGTGAAAACTATTCACTATGGTTTATAAAAGCTATCCCGAGTATAAATATATAAAAGTACATAGTGAATCAGAGGAAATTTTTAGTGATGTTCAAGATCAACATCAAACTTCGTATCTGAATATCCGGgtaagaaataaatacaagCATTTATTAGTCCTTATTAAATCAAGTCACGTAAGTGGTCAAGTTACTTGCATTGCAATGAAGTTCTAATTGCAAAATCTTCGAATCGAGTGACCTTTTGCACATAAGAATTAAATAAGCGAACTATTTTTATATCGCACAAAACTACATGTTAAATAAACTGCGacattccaaaaaaaaaacagccaCGCAACAGTTGCTTTAAAAAGTATGGCATATTAGCGTAAGTATAGATAACGAAAAATTTAcgttttatcgttagcaaAGTATGCAATGAGACTATCATGAAAGAACATTGGTGAAAAACTCACACGTGTTTCATTTAACGCTGCAGGAAACCTGTAACGATCTATCACCGACTCCTGCGATCAATTAACAATTCTCTGCCCGTTCCGATTTGTATCTATGTAGAACACCAAAACAAGGAGCACATTTCAGATACAGGAACACATTTGTAAAGATAAAGAATAATTCATGAGCGGGACAATGTGGTTATTACCTTGGAAAGTTTTTTAAACGGCAGTGGCCGCACCTGATCGTGTAATTCTCTCAGTAAGTTGTTGTGTAGCGCACGATTCGAACGGCGCGGTCTCCTCGCCGATAAAAATTCTGCGAACACAAAAAggggaaaaattattttagtggTGTTTGAGTGATGGTTTACGTCGTTGGGCAGACTGTAAAAAAAACGCGCGTGTAAACTTACTCAAAAATGACAGGAAATGCCCAGTCTAATGGAAGTTCCAATTTGGAAATAGCTCAAAGCAATCAGGtaacaaaagtcaaaaatttgtAACTGCTCTTTTTCATGTTGTCCTATATGAAATTCCTGGCCACaaaatttcttcaaaaatgCATATTAATGGGATGTGGTTTGAAGATACGACGGTTATGATACGTTAGAATGACAGTCACGTACAAAATTAGACCATCAAAAATTTCTGGTAATAAATCTTCCGCATCACATTCTTCCGAATGTCTGCATCTAGGTACTACTTTTTTGTACTATTgcactaattttttaattttaaataacatgGTCATCGAGCTTTGACCTTGAATTAAGTAATATGGTCAGTGTTGACGCTGATGAATTGTGTTTTACGGAAGGGTCAACAGCAATTCGAAgagttgttattttgtttACCTCCTTATGACATTTGGAGTGAAAGTAATGCCAggaatttttataaagtaaaCCGCCTTGATCGTTATGGAAGTCGATAAATTGGACCCGTTTAGGGCGCTTATTATTATTCTACGTGGAAGATTTAACCTTCATTCTTGACTTTTACATGTAACAAATATTAAtacatgaaattaaaaaaattgagaccATCCGGTCTACACGAGATACAGTATTCACACTATAACGCGCTAAATTATACTAATTGTTACAATACAATGCGAGGATAACTTATGAAGAACAGCCTTCAAATATACGTACACATATTTGTTAACAAGCTTAGAGAGACCGTCGGACAAAAAACGATTTAAactataccgggtgttatggaagtccacctaataaatttaatcaccaataggactcgttaaaataaaataaaagtaggtatttatcattttttcagTTAGAACAGCGATCGTTCTTTCTCCAAAAACTGTAAAGTTTTTATGGCACAAAAACGttttcactcactctttcgtttcaattgatgattatcccaTGAGCGAATGTAAAACACatattcgataaaaaaaagattagtatgaaaaaaatgtttattttaaagacttctattggtgattaaatttgtTACATACGTgtacttccataacaccctgtatgtatatcAATCTAATTCACTGATACCAATAATACCAATATGAAGCcgtataatttataattattgccTTCCATTTAAGtactttattgttttattgtaaGTAATTGATCTTAATATTTCCCTTGTATGTATATTGCAGCGTTTATTTACTATATGactaacaaaaaaacaaaaaaaaacagataagAAGCggctatggaaaacaaaacttCTGAAAACATTTGTCCTAGCTTCAATCATACTAACAGCGGAGGTTTTACAGAAACTCCAACAACCAAGCTTGTGTATGGTAACACTGTCAGCATTTTTTCGTTCCCATTTCGAAAATAAGATTGTCACGAATATTTTGTGTTCTCGAGTggaaaccattttttaaaatatataaaatcgACGTAATGTCACAATTAACAAGTATAGTTTAAGTCACGGAGTTTTCTGAAATGTTGGTTTCCGTAGCCGCCCCTTACaccttttttttgttgatcatattttaaaataacggGTAATGAACACAACCCTATATGATAACAAAAAGACTGAAAACATAATGAATTTGTGAAACATTCGTAAATATTTGGGATAAAAATATACCTGTTTTAAACTTTTGATGTAAAAATACCTCCATTCCATATTGTTTAAGATCATAAACTAGATTTGGAAGAGcgtattaaattttctata includes the following:
- the Tctp gene encoding translationally-controlled tumor protein homolog, encoding MRIYKDIFTGDEMFSDTYKMKLVDEVLYEVYGKLIQRKEGDIQLDGANPSADDADEGTDENVQSGVDIVMNHRLCETFAFGDKKSYTAYLKDYMKKLVAKLEEKSPDQVDVFKTNMNKVMKDILGRFKELQFFTGESMEIEGMVGLMEYREINGDSVPVMMFFKHGLDEEKF
- the La gene encoding la protein homolog, whose product is MASELEIKIIRQIEYYFGDINLPRDKFMQEKLKEDEGWITLEVLLTFKRLASLSDDPEVIASAVEKAENGLVEVSEDRKKIRRNPDLPLPELNDARKKELMARTAYAKGFPLDESLNDIISFLEAHGPIDSCIRRSTKDHNFKGSCFIIFKDKETCQKFIDQDSIKYKDTELIRKWQTDYFAEKKKEYEDRIKSKKEKKQAKLEEKCKQLEYPKGAAIHFSGIPEGKSLTREEIKEKIKEIDENATVSYVDFSKGDTEGHLRFSAENMAVEFLKKITDGEMEISEVKIKIRVLEGTEEEEYLKKTAEAVTKMREKAKLGKNNRKRKGHFSNGTEAKAKKTE